From a single Candoia aspera isolate rCanAsp1 chromosome 2, rCanAsp1.hap2, whole genome shotgun sequence genomic region:
- the ZNF367 gene encoding zinc finger protein 367 isoform X2, translated as MSERPGPPPVIVCSGNSPKRVLVSVIKTTPVKPPLVSSDDPARVSAPPPPPIPTSPGFSDFMVYPWRWGENAHNVTLSPPPAASQPLREGEGNGGGPRGAVGRSAGEDEEAGSPDSGIGSSGHLRDGIRRGRPRAETVRDLINEGEHSSSRIRCNVCNRVFPREKSLQAHKRTHTGCISRFTHANRHCPKHPYAKLRREEPTDRLNKKQTADNKAVAEWLAKYWEMREQRTPTLKSKSIHKPDQEQQDPMEYLQSEDEEEEEKNTAHSSLCSRLQEQRERLHGALALIELANLAGAPLRQ; from the exons ATGTCTGAGCGGCCCGGCCCTCCGCCCGTTATCGTGTGTTCGGGGAACTCCCCGAAGCGCGTCTTGGTCTCAGTCATCAAAACCACCCCAGTCAAGCCGCCGCTTGTCAGCAGCGACGATCCTGCTCGCGTCTCCGCGCCGCCACCGCCACCGATCCCTACCAGCCCGGGCTTCAGCGACTTCATGGTCTACCCCTGGCGCTGGGGGGAGAACGCGCACAACGtcaccctcagccctccgcccgccGCATCTCAGCCTCTCCGCGAGGGAGAAGGCAACGGCGGCGGGCCTCGAGGTGCCGTTGGCCGTTCCGCCGGAGAGGATGAAGAAGCAGGCAGCCCAGACAGTGGCATTGGGAGCAGCGGGCACTTGAGG GATGGGATTAGAAGAGGTCGACCAAGAGCAGAGACAGTCCGAGATCTAATAAATGAGGGAGAACATTCATCTAGCAGAATACGTTGTAATGTCTGCAACAGAGTTTTTCCACGAGAGAAGTCTTTGCAGGCACACAAAAGAACTCATACTG GATGTATAAGCAGATTCACACATGCAAACCGTCATTGTCCCAAGCATCCATATGCAAAATTAAGACGAGAAGAACCTACAGACAGACTGAACAAAAAGCAAACTGCAGACAACAAAGCTGTTGCTGAATGGCTGGCAAA ATATTGGGAAATGAGAGAACAACGCACTCCTACGTTGAAAAGTAAATCTATTCATAAGCCTGACCAAGAGCAGCAAGATCCCATGGAATATCTTCAGTCTgaagatgaggaagaggaggaaaaaaatactgcTCATTCATCCCTTTGTAGCCGCCTTCAAGAACAGCGTGAACGCTTACATGGGGCACTGGCACTCATTGAGCTTGCAAACTTGGCTGGAGCCCCACTGCGACAGTAA
- the ZNF367 gene encoding zinc finger protein 367 isoform X1, whose product MSERPGPPPVIVCSGNSPKRVLVSVIKTTPVKPPLVSSDDPARVSAPPPPPIPTSPGFSDFMVYPWRWGENAHNVTLSPPPAASQPLREGEGNGGGPRGAVGRSAGEDEEAGSPDSGIGSSGHLRDGIRRGRPRAETVRDLINEGEHSSSRIRCNVCNRVFPREKSLQAHKRTHTGERPYLCDYPECGKAFVQSGQLKTHQRLHTGEKPFVCAENGCISRFTHANRHCPKHPYAKLRREEPTDRLNKKQTADNKAVAEWLAKYWEMREQRTPTLKSKSIHKPDQEQQDPMEYLQSEDEEEEEKNTAHSSLCSRLQEQRERLHGALALIELANLAGAPLRQ is encoded by the exons ATGTCTGAGCGGCCCGGCCCTCCGCCCGTTATCGTGTGTTCGGGGAACTCCCCGAAGCGCGTCTTGGTCTCAGTCATCAAAACCACCCCAGTCAAGCCGCCGCTTGTCAGCAGCGACGATCCTGCTCGCGTCTCCGCGCCGCCACCGCCACCGATCCCTACCAGCCCGGGCTTCAGCGACTTCATGGTCTACCCCTGGCGCTGGGGGGAGAACGCGCACAACGtcaccctcagccctccgcccgccGCATCTCAGCCTCTCCGCGAGGGAGAAGGCAACGGCGGCGGGCCTCGAGGTGCCGTTGGCCGTTCCGCCGGAGAGGATGAAGAAGCAGGCAGCCCAGACAGTGGCATTGGGAGCAGCGGGCACTTGAGG GATGGGATTAGAAGAGGTCGACCAAGAGCAGAGACAGTCCGAGATCTAATAAATGAGGGAGAACATTCATCTAGCAGAATACGTTGTAATGTCTGCAACAGAGTTTTTCCACGAGAGAAGTCTTTGCAGGCACACAAAAGAACTCATACTG gtGAAAGACCTTATTTGTGTGATTACCCAGAGTGTGGGAAAGCTTTTGTTCAGAGTGGGCAACTTAAAACACATCAGCGTctccatacaggagagaaacctttTGTCTGTGCAGAAAATG GATGTATAAGCAGATTCACACATGCAAACCGTCATTGTCCCAAGCATCCATATGCAAAATTAAGACGAGAAGAACCTACAGACAGACTGAACAAAAAGCAAACTGCAGACAACAAAGCTGTTGCTGAATGGCTGGCAAA ATATTGGGAAATGAGAGAACAACGCACTCCTACGTTGAAAAGTAAATCTATTCATAAGCCTGACCAAGAGCAGCAAGATCCCATGGAATATCTTCAGTCTgaagatgaggaagaggaggaaaaaaatactgcTCATTCATCCCTTTGTAGCCGCCTTCAAGAACAGCGTGAACGCTTACATGGGGCACTGGCACTCATTGAGCTTGCAAACTTGGCTGGAGCCCCACTGCGACAGTAA